A window of Haloarcula marismortui ATCC 43049 genomic DNA:
GGTCGAACCAGAGCGTCAGGTCGAGATGGGCCAGCAGGAGTGCGACCGCGCCAACCGAGACGTAGGCGAAGCCAGCATCGATAGCGGTCTCTGGGAACACTAGGCCGCCCCGAGCCCGAGTCCGAACGAACGCCGCGAGTCCGAGGAGGCCGGTGACCGCAAGCCACGGCGTTGCGAGCGCGGCGGCCAGCAGTGCTGGTGACGGAATGACCAGCGATACCGCAAACAGGAGTGCGCCGACCGGCTGGAGCCAGATGGCTGTGGTCGTGAGCCGACTGACAGGTGCCTCGAACGCTCCGCTCACCGCCGTTCGGAGGGCGAGCGGGACCAGCACGAGCGGCGCGAGTGCGAGCGCCCGTTCGATAGCGTCCAGTTCGCCAGTGGCCGTCATCGCCAGCCAGACCACCGCACCAAGCACCGCGCTCAGGTCCGCCACGGCGATGCCCCGGATAGACGGCTTGGCGACGGTGGCGAGTGCTGGCTGCCGGGGCCCAGCGGCGCGGTCGCTCATCGCGGCGGGAGCCGGTCGAGTCCGCGGACGATTCGGAGGTCGTCGGGCGTCCCGTCGCTGGCAGTCTGGTCCTGCGTGAACGTCCCCCGATAGCCGAGCATGTGACCCACGAGGTCGTTCTCGACGGTCGCGGTGACGTGGTAGCGTTCATCATCCTCGTCGTAGCGGTCACGTACCTCGACATCGGCGGCCAGCGGCCCCGGCAAGGGCACATGGCGGTCGTCCAGACGAGCCCACTGGCGGCCGCCAGCGACCACGAGCGCGCCGTCCTCGACCCGCGGGTGGAGTTCGCTGGCGATTCGGCCGTGTGTCCCCAAGAAATCGAGCAGTCGTTCGGCCTCGGCGTCCCAGACGGTCAGCGAGTCGAACAGGCGGGTGGTGTCGCCAAAGTCGAAGGCGCGGCGGGTCGTCATCGCCTCGTGACCGCCGTCCGTCGTGTAGGCCACCGTCGTCACCGAAAACGGCACGTCCTCGCCGGCTTCAGGGAACAGCATATTCTGGGTCGTCATCGCGTACAGCGCCGGGAGGACCAGCGTCCCGCGGGTAATATCCATCTCGCCGCGACCGACACAGACCGTCCCGTCGTCCGGGGCGAGGCTGTACCGGTCGCGGACCTTCGGGTGGAGGTCGGCCGCGGCCTCGCCCAGCGCCCGCTCGTAGACGCCCGTCACAGTCTCACCCGCGCTGGTGGCATCCGCAACGCAATCGACGGTTCGACGGCAGCGCTCAGTCGTACTGCACTTCGCGTCTGTGCGTCCATTGGTTGGCTGTTCCCGGGGAAGATGGATATTTCTACTGGGTAGAAGACGGAAAATACTGAGTAAAGAGCCAGCGCAGTCAGTTTTCGACCAGAAAGTCGGGCAGGGCCTCGCCGTTGGCGGCCCGTTCGCCGACGTTACTTCTTCGAGCGGAGTTTGCGGTAGAGATACGCGACACCGAGACCGCTGGCGACCAGCGCCGGGACCAGCGGCGCGTCGGCGGCCTTCGACGCCTGTCGCCGAATCGTCTCAGTGACTGACGACGGTTCTTCGATGAGGTCCAGCACGGCTTCGGTGCTGTTAGCGACCGGCTCCGGCTCGTTCCCGGCCTCTGCGGCCGCTTCGGGGTCTTTGAGCAGGTGGCCCGTGGTCAGGCAGACGACCGACTCATCGCTATCGACCTCGCC
This region includes:
- a CDS encoding YndJ family protein, with product MSDRAAGPRQPALATVAKPSIRGIAVADLSAVLGAVVWLAMTATGELDAIERALALAPLVLVPLALRTAVSGAFEAPVSRLTTTAIWLQPVGALLFAVSLVIPSPALLAAALATPWLAVTGLLGLAAFVRTRARGGLVFPETAIDAGFAYVSVGAVALLLAHLDLTLWFDRVIIRLTAVHFHYAGFVLPVAVGLTGRHLGDRSRGFRTVVGVILVGPALIAVGIAFSPLVEVVAVSLFTVAVAAFGGVVLHRVVPACSRPQGLLLGIAAVALPVSMALALGYGVSTFTGRSLGLTISTMVALHGSLNAFGFGLCATLGWRLSAP
- a CDS encoding DUF4166 domain-containing protein, which translates into the protein MTGVYERALGEAAADLHPKVRDRYSLAPDDGTVCVGRGEMDITRGTLVLPALYAMTTQNMLFPEAGEDVPFSVTTVAYTTDGGHEAMTTRRAFDFGDTTRLFDSLTVWDAEAERLLDFLGTHGRIASELHPRVEDGALVVAGGRQWARLDDRHVPLPGPLAADVEVRDRYDEDDERYHVTATVENDLVGHMLGYRGTFTQDQTASDGTPDDLRIVRGLDRLPPR